One genomic window of Candidatus Binatia bacterium includes the following:
- a CDS encoding FtsX-like permease family protein → MKALSVLLRYISVPELRSRPIRSVLMIGTITTGVALLTAMHVATDSIVSGFASDLQRLGGRADLQVTFGTGETGFPEDWVTKIAAQPYVEQAAALIHSQVTFEDGKPDTVELFGIDLLQRDVLDLYEVQVLEREKEDFTILNDPRGIFVTDVLARERGLHLGSKTRLAAVDGTHEYTVRGIVATKGLAAFLGGRLVAMYLPAAQPVAGRRGDLDTSLVDQIDVRLKDATKLETARSSLDSMLPAGFHADTPLQRRIVGQHTVEGLRATLVGMSSLALLAAVFIIYASTTTMVAERLPAMATLVSVGAGPKELVRAIVVEAVVLGAIGSALGIALGVALSSVVGKDAAAGMGLNYSLPFDSGRAAFDPFVVFLWHPLGGILTAACSAYMPARKLRRVTPLVLQQGDDAAGFGANVTLSLALKVAIFPGGFGLVALAYGVSHGLADWVSAGGISIIIASVLLTLPILRGGWVAAGPVLARYSGISGRIAGENLIRALDRSLVTASAITLSVAIAVGAGSLAQSFRNSVRNWYGFSGDALLSSRAVTGGWIAAPVERDIEQQLQRTSGIADVQTLRVVQGQPYHGERIAVAALSDGLLSEAIEDSRLLGGVSRAEVVERVAHGKGVVVSENFATHFGRPRSGDTLSLDTVSGEVRLPVLAVVPDYVSDKGSIMVGRDVLAERWRDDLVNYYDLRLASGVAVDDLAATVRGFPGGEGLVVTPTSAMVARVDGLIGEAFADIDTIKLLVLFLTAVGIADLVFSNVLSRRRELAVLRMVGLTESQLVRTARLEGLCVTLGAAICGAAVGTVCAWIWVHYNYPVLVGYVLRLSVAWNSIWTSFLLAAVTASVAATVAARYALAQPALSVVRYE, encoded by the coding sequence GTGAAAGCCCTGAGCGTTCTGCTGCGCTACATCAGCGTGCCGGAGCTGCGTTCGCGCCCGATCCGTTCGGTGCTGATGATCGGCACCATCACCACCGGCGTTGCGCTGCTGACCGCGATGCACGTCGCGACCGACAGCATCGTCAGCGGCTTTGCCTCCGACCTGCAGCGGCTCGGCGGCAGGGCGGACCTGCAGGTGACGTTCGGTACCGGCGAGACCGGGTTTCCCGAGGACTGGGTCACGAAGATCGCCGCGCAGCCCTACGTCGAGCAGGCTGCGGCGCTCATCCACAGCCAGGTCACGTTCGAAGACGGCAAGCCGGACACGGTCGAGTTGTTCGGAATCGATCTGCTGCAGCGCGACGTCCTCGACCTTTACGAAGTGCAGGTCCTCGAGCGCGAGAAGGAAGACTTCACGATCCTGAACGATCCCCGCGGCATTTTCGTGACCGATGTACTGGCGCGCGAGCGCGGGCTGCATCTGGGATCGAAGACGCGGCTTGCGGCCGTCGACGGTACGCACGAGTACACGGTGCGCGGGATCGTCGCGACCAAGGGACTCGCAGCATTTCTCGGCGGCAGGCTCGTTGCGATGTACCTTCCCGCGGCGCAGCCGGTTGCCGGCAGGCGGGGAGATCTCGACACTTCGCTGGTCGACCAGATCGACGTGCGGCTGAAAGACGCAACGAAGCTCGAGACGGCAAGATCGAGCCTCGATTCGATGCTGCCTGCGGGATTTCACGCGGACACGCCGCTGCAGCGGCGCATCGTCGGGCAGCATACGGTCGAAGGCCTGCGCGCGACGCTCGTCGGCATGAGCTCGCTCGCGCTGCTGGCGGCAGTGTTCATCATCTATGCTTCGACGACGACGATGGTCGCCGAGCGGTTGCCGGCGATGGCGACTCTCGTGTCGGTGGGCGCAGGACCGAAAGAGCTCGTGCGTGCGATCGTAGTCGAAGCGGTTGTGCTCGGGGCCATCGGATCGGCGTTGGGCATCGCTCTTGGCGTCGCGCTTTCGTCGGTGGTCGGCAAGGATGCTGCGGCGGGCATGGGGCTGAACTATTCGCTGCCGTTCGATTCCGGGCGCGCCGCTTTCGACCCGTTCGTCGTTTTTCTGTGGCATCCCCTTGGCGGAATCCTGACCGCCGCGTGTTCGGCGTACATGCCCGCGCGCAAGCTGCGTCGCGTGACACCGCTGGTGCTGCAGCAGGGGGACGACGCGGCGGGATTCGGTGCGAACGTCACGTTGTCGTTAGCGCTCAAGGTCGCGATTTTTCCGGGTGGGTTTGGTCTCGTCGCGCTCGCTTACGGAGTTTCCCACGGTTTGGCGGACTGGGTCTCTGCCGGCGGAATCTCGATCATCATTGCATCGGTGCTGCTGACGCTGCCGATCCTGCGCGGCGGCTGGGTGGCCGCGGGACCCGTGCTTGCTCGCTATTCGGGCATCTCCGGCAGAATCGCGGGAGAGAATCTGATCCGGGCCCTGGATCGCAGCCTCGTCACCGCCTCCGCGATTACCTTGAGCGTGGCGATCGCTGTCGGCGCGGGCAGTCTCGCGCAGAGTTTCCGCAACTCGGTACGCAACTGGTACGGATTCTCGGGAGACGCGCTGCTATCCTCACGCGCCGTCACCGGAGGTTGGATCGCGGCTCCCGTGGAGCGCGATATCGAGCAACAGCTGCAGCGGACGTCCGGCATTGCCGACGTACAGACCCTCCGCGTCGTCCAGGGCCAGCCGTATCACGGGGAACGGATTGCGGTCGCTGCCTTGAGCGACGGACTCTTGAGCGAAGCGATCGAAGACAGCCGATTGCTCGGCGGCGTGAGCCGGGCCGAGGTCGTCGAGCGCGTAGCTCACGGAAAGGGCGTGGTCGTATCCGAGAATTTCGCGACGCACTTCGGACGGCCCCGCAGCGGCGACACGCTTTCCCTCGACACCGTCTCCGGCGAGGTGAGGCTCCCGGTGCTGGCAGTCGTTCCCGACTACGTCTCGGACAAGGGCTCGATCATGGTAGGGCGCGACGTGCTCGCGGAGCGCTGGAGGGATGATCTGGTCAACTACTATGACCTGCGGCTGGCCAGCGGAGTGGCGGTCGATGATCTGGCAGCGACCGTGCGCGGGTTTCCCGGGGGCGAGGGCCTGGTCGTTACCCCGACCAGCGCGATGGTGGCGCGCGTGGACGGTTTGATCGGTGAAGCTTTCGCCGACATCGACACGATCAAGCTGCTCGTCCTGTTCCTGACCGCCGTGGGCATTGCGGATCTGGTCTTCTCCAATGTCCTGTCTCGGCGGCGCGAACTGGCGGTTCTTCGCATGGTCGGCCTCACCGAATCCCAGCTCGTCCGGACCGCACGTCTCGAAGGCCTCTGCGTGACGCTTGGTGCGGCGATTTGCGGCGCGGCGGTGGGAACGGTCTGTGCGTGGATCTGGGTTCACTACAATTATCCGGTGCTCGTCGGATACGTGCTGCGGCTGTCTGTCGCATGGAACAGCATCTGGACGTCATTTCTCCTGGCCGCCGTGACAGCCTCCGTCGCAGCGACAGTCGCGGCCCGTTACGCACTGGCCCAGCCCGCGCTCTCGGTGGTCCGGTACGAATAG
- a CDS encoding dockerin type I domain-containing protein, with product MRSRTKLPIWLSAAFVIASASAGWANCGDPSHDGQVTADDALIVLRASIGIGHCIRSECDIDGSGKVTASDALAVLKLAVGEDVTINCPSSTTTVPSST from the coding sequence ATGCGAAGCCGAACCAAGCTCCCGATCTGGTTATCCGCGGCCTTCGTCATTGCGTCCGCGTCCGCCGGTTGGGCCAACTGCGGCGACCCGTCGCACGATGGCCAGGTCACGGCTGACGACGCGCTGATCGTGCTGCGTGCCAGCATCGGCATCGGGCATTGTATCCGCTCCGAATGTGACATCGACGGTTCAGGCAAGGTCACCGCCAGTGACGCGCTCGCGGTCCTGAAGCTGGCCGTCGGTGAGGACGTCACGATCAATTGTCCTTCCAGCACTACGACGGTGCCGAGCTCGACGTGA
- a CDS encoding aminopeptidase → MMLCGGCRAAYLSRLAWEEVRYLGSASAATDMLATAENPEKRHALEVLIDVRRFAQQQGLNVGGSYRKVADAARASSFEVVTAAYADHLEPYTWWYPIIGDIPYRGYFDRPSAEEFAATLRAKGLETMIVEASAYSTLGWFDDPLPSSVLDRGETAVVLTVLHELTHQTFFAPGRVALNETLATATSWRLAESYFLSKGDQKHADAMAKARQTWIERSDLLDKASDRLKEFFDQSRKQKLAREAMLQQRQDIYADLLGNMEHSDPVFAEMLRTDGLNNASFLAAHRYSQDGRAIDAYLAAQPSIEKALARLNDAQAKRIDLRDVIAGTTAPKAK, encoded by the coding sequence ATGATGCTCTGCGGCGGATGCCGCGCTGCGTATCTGTCGCGCCTCGCCTGGGAAGAGGTTCGCTATCTCGGCAGTGCATCGGCGGCCACAGATATGCTCGCAACTGCCGAGAATCCCGAAAAGCGCCACGCGCTCGAAGTGCTGATCGACGTGCGCCGCTTCGCGCAGCAGCAGGGCCTCAACGTCGGCGGAAGCTACCGCAAAGTGGCCGATGCCGCGCGAGCCTCGTCCTTCGAAGTGGTGACCGCGGCCTATGCCGATCACCTGGAGCCGTACACCTGGTGGTACCCGATCATCGGCGACATCCCGTACCGCGGCTATTTCGACCGGCCGTCGGCCGAGGAATTTGCCGCCACGCTGCGCGCCAAGGGCTTGGAGACGATGATCGTCGAGGCCTCGGCGTACTCCACTTTAGGCTGGTTCGACGATCCACTGCCGTCATCGGTGCTCGATCGCGGCGAGACGGCAGTGGTGCTCACGGTGCTGCACGAGCTGACGCACCAGACGTTCTTCGCGCCGGGCCGTGTCGCGTTGAACGAGACGCTGGCGACGGCGACGTCGTGGAGGCTGGCCGAGAGCTATTTCCTGTCCAAAGGCGACCAGAAGCACGCCGATGCGATGGCCAAGGCCCGGCAGACGTGGATCGAGCGCAGCGACCTGCTCGACAAAGCCTCCGACCGGCTGAAGGAGTTCTTCGACCAGTCGCGCAAGCAGAAGCTCGCGCGTGAGGCGATGCTCCAGCAGCGGCAGGACATCTACGCCGACCTGCTCGGCAACATGGAGCACTCCGATCCGGTGTTCGCCGAGATGCTGCGCACCGACGGGCTCAACAACGCGTCGTTCCTGGCCGCGCACCGCTATTCGCAGGACGGAAGGGCGATCGACGCGTATCTCGCGGCGCAGCCGAGCATCGAGAAGGCGCTGGCGCGGCTGAACGACGCGCAGGCGAAGAGGATCGATCTAAGGGATGTGATTGCCGGGACGACGGCACCGAAGGCGAAGTGA
- a CDS encoding ABC transporter ATP-binding protein — protein sequence MERLWKYMRRYRARYAVGGLALFATATLVMAIPKLTQKAFDVLGSSLPPDQKLATVSGYAATIVAIAVVQAVVRTWSRTLIFNAGRDVEYDLRGELYDHLLKLHQGYYQRQRTGDLMSRLVNDIGAVRMLLGPGFLTFINTPMYCLYAFSLMLWMDPRLTLAALVPFPVILVYMRRYMRAMMESTVRTQERLAEMSAFGQETLAGIHVVKSFGREEGRAERFIEMNERYKVEAMEVARLRAKIFPAIRTVSSLGVVIVLGLGGYDVVHGHLTLGSLVAFMGYLQILAWPIMAVGFMIALWQRGKAALVRLGEIFDIVPEIASPADAYRPDEVRGDVRFDHVSFGHTPDGAPVLRDISIDVPAGTTLGILGRTGSGKSTIANLPPRLFDTTAGSVLIDGVDVRRWDLGTLRSAIGFVPQDPFLFSTTIEKNVEFGRDSIATDELAKILETAGLEGDLAEFPHGLATPVGERGVTLSGGQKQRLTLARAVGRQPRILILDDSLSSVDAATERRILERLDEVRRGRTAIVISHRVSSVSNADRIAVIDEGAIVEQGTHAELLGMGGHYADLWKRQRISEELEAMA from the coding sequence GTGGAACGTCTCTGGAAGTACATGCGGCGCTACCGTGCCCGCTACGCAGTCGGTGGACTGGCCCTGTTCGCAACGGCCACGCTCGTCATGGCCATCCCCAAGCTGACGCAGAAGGCCTTCGACGTCCTCGGCAGCAGTCTGCCCCCCGACCAGAAACTGGCCACCGTGTCGGGCTATGCGGCCACCATTGTCGCGATCGCCGTCGTGCAAGCGGTGGTAAGGACGTGGTCGCGCACCCTGATCTTCAATGCCGGGCGCGACGTCGAGTACGACCTTCGCGGGGAGCTTTACGACCACCTTCTGAAATTGCACCAGGGCTATTACCAGCGCCAGCGCACCGGCGACCTGATGTCCCGCCTCGTCAACGACATCGGGGCCGTGCGCATGCTGCTCGGCCCGGGCTTCCTCACGTTCATCAACACGCCGATGTACTGCCTCTACGCGTTCTCGCTGATGCTCTGGATGGACCCGAGGCTGACGCTTGCCGCGCTCGTGCCGTTCCCGGTGATCCTCGTCTACATGCGCCGCTACATGCGCGCGATGATGGAATCCACCGTGCGCACCCAGGAACGGCTGGCCGAGATGTCGGCGTTCGGCCAGGAGACGCTGGCCGGCATCCACGTCGTCAAATCGTTCGGTCGCGAAGAAGGGCGCGCCGAGCGCTTCATCGAAATGAACGAGCGCTACAAGGTGGAGGCGATGGAAGTGGCGCGGCTTCGCGCGAAGATCTTCCCGGCCATCCGCACCGTGTCGTCCCTGGGCGTCGTCATCGTGCTCGGCCTCGGCGGCTACGATGTCGTCCACGGACACCTGACGCTCGGCTCCCTCGTCGCGTTCATGGGGTATCTGCAGATCCTCGCGTGGCCGATCATGGCCGTCGGCTTCATGATCGCGCTGTGGCAGCGCGGCAAGGCCGCCCTCGTCCGCCTCGGCGAAATCTTCGACATCGTGCCGGAAATCGCCTCTCCCGCCGATGCCTATCGCCCGGACGAGGTACGCGGCGACGTGCGCTTCGACCACGTCAGCTTCGGGCACACCCCGGACGGCGCGCCGGTGCTGCGCGACATCTCGATCGACGTTCCGGCCGGCACCACGCTCGGCATTCTCGGCCGCACCGGCTCGGGCAAGTCGACGATTGCCAACCTTCCGCCGCGCCTGTTCGACACCACTGCCGGAAGCGTGCTCATCGACGGCGTCGACGTGCGGCGCTGGGACCTCGGCACTCTTCGCAGCGCGATCGGCTTCGTGCCCCAGGATCCCTTCCTGTTCTCGACGACGATCGAGAAAAACGTCGAGTTCGGCCGCGACTCCATCGCCACCGACGAGCTCGCGAAGATCCTCGAGACGGCGGGCCTGGAGGGCGACCTCGCCGAATTCCCGCACGGGCTGGCCACGCCGGTCGGTGAGCGCGGGGTGACCCTGTCGGGAGGCCAGAAGCAGCGCCTGACGCTGGCGCGCGCGGTGGGCCGCCAGCCGCGCATCCTGATCCTCGACGACTCGCTGTCGAGCGTCGATGCCGCCACCGAGCGGCGCATCCTCGAGCGCCTCGACGAAGTGCGCCGCGGACGCACGGCCATCGTCATCTCGCACCGTGTCTCGTCGGTGAGCAACGCCGACCGCATCGCGGTGATCGACGAGGGCGCCATCGTCGAGCAGGGCACCCACGCCGAGCTGCTCGGCATGGGCGGCCATTACGCCGACCTGTGGAAGCGCCAGCGCATCAGCGAAGAGCTGGAGGCAATGGCGTGA
- a CDS encoding ABC transporter ATP-binding protein, whose protein sequence is MSTAASATDTERVQGGITEEQAILGTRDIAMVRAMWRFLAPYKGLFFLSVVLLPLISACLLVQPYIIKKAIDHCIAAGTTDGLLWWVLAYTAAFIGEFTLLYWQNVVTMMLAQKSLADLRLAVFRKIESMDTAFFDRNPVGRLVTRMTTDVDVINEMFAAGAITMLMDAMTLVGIVVIMFTLHVKLTLAAMATLPLMLILVDFFRRRTRTYYRLIRDRIARINAYLQESITGMAVVQLFASEERMGREFGELNEAYRDANHWSNIYEASLFSIVEAVSAISTAAILWYGAHLVIGEPVSAASSVSNAVGFGTLVAFMEYINRFFVPVRDFSTKYAVLQSAIAACEKVFGLLELEPGLVSPSQPVPAPPRTGTIEFDDVWFSYLPGEPVLRGVSFRVAAGEHVAIVGATGSGKTTITKLLSRFYDVERGRVLVDGVDVREWDLGDLRRRIVTVLQDVFLFAGTAADNIRLGRDDITDEEMHAAARAVHADRFLERLPEGYDAPVRERGNNFSTGQRQLLSFARALAYKPDILVLDEATSSVDHETEELIQDAVARMQEGRTSLVIAHRLATIESADRIVVLHHGALRESGTHEELLRLGGLYARLYQLQRDDAEHAHPVEETVATA, encoded by the coding sequence GTGAGCACCGCCGCCTCCGCCACCGATACTGAGCGCGTTCAGGGCGGAATCACCGAGGAACAGGCGATTCTCGGCACCCGCGACATCGCGATGGTGCGCGCGATGTGGCGCTTCCTGGCGCCGTACAAGGGCCTGTTCTTCCTTTCGGTGGTGCTGCTGCCGCTGATCTCGGCGTGCCTGCTGGTGCAGCCGTACATCATCAAGAAAGCCATCGACCACTGCATCGCCGCTGGCACCACCGACGGGCTGCTGTGGTGGGTGCTCGCCTATACCGCCGCGTTCATCGGCGAGTTCACGCTGCTGTACTGGCAGAACGTCGTCACGATGATGCTGGCGCAGAAGAGCCTGGCCGACCTTCGCCTGGCAGTGTTCCGCAAGATCGAGTCGATGGACACCGCGTTCTTCGACCGCAACCCGGTCGGCCGGCTCGTTACCCGCATGACGACCGACGTCGACGTCATCAACGAAATGTTCGCGGCCGGCGCGATCACGATGCTGATGGATGCGATGACGCTCGTCGGCATCGTCGTCATCATGTTCACGCTGCACGTGAAACTCACGCTGGCAGCGATGGCGACGTTGCCATTGATGCTGATTCTCGTCGACTTCTTCCGCCGAAGGACACGCACGTACTACCGGCTGATCCGCGACCGCATCGCCCGCATCAACGCCTACCTGCAGGAGTCGATCACCGGCATGGCGGTGGTGCAGCTGTTCGCGAGCGAAGAGCGCATGGGCCGCGAATTCGGCGAGCTGAACGAGGCCTACCGCGACGCCAACCACTGGTCGAACATCTACGAAGCGTCGTTGTTCTCGATCGTGGAGGCCGTGAGCGCGATCTCGACCGCCGCGATCCTCTGGTACGGCGCGCACCTCGTGATCGGCGAGCCGGTGTCGGCCGCTTCGTCGGTATCCAACGCAGTCGGCTTCGGGACGCTCGTCGCGTTCATGGAGTACATCAACCGCTTTTTCGTCCCGGTGCGCGATTTTTCGACGAAATATGCAGTGCTGCAATCGGCGATCGCGGCGTGCGAAAAAGTGTTCGGGCTGCTCGAGCTCGAGCCGGGGCTCGTGAGCCCCTCGCAGCCTGTTCCGGCGCCGCCGCGCACCGGAACCATCGAGTTCGACGACGTGTGGTTCTCGTACCTGCCGGGCGAGCCGGTGCTGCGCGGCGTCTCGTTCCGCGTCGCCGCCGGCGAGCACGTCGCGATCGTCGGCGCCACCGGCTCGGGCAAGACGACGATCACCAAGCTGCTGTCGCGATTCTACGACGTCGAGCGCGGGCGCGTGCTGGTGGACGGCGTCGACGTGCGCGAATGGGACCTCGGCGACCTCCGGCGCCGCATCGTCACGGTGCTGCAGGACGTCTTTCTGTTCGCCGGCACGGCGGCCGACAATATTCGCCTGGGACGCGACGACATCACCGACGAAGAGATGCACGCGGCCGCGCGCGCGGTGCACGCCGACCGCTTCCTCGAGCGCCTGCCCGAAGGCTACGACGCGCCGGTGCGTGAGCGCGGCAACAATTTTTCGACGGGCCAGCGCCAGCTCCTGTCGTTCGCGCGCGCGCTGGCCTACAAGCCCGACATCCTCGTGCTGGATGAGGCCACCTCGAGCGTCGATCACGAGACCGAGGAGCTGATCCAGGACGCGGTGGCGCGCATGCAGGAAGGGCGCACTTCGCTCGTCATCGCGCACCGGCTTGCCACCATCGAGAGCGCCGATCGAATCGTCGTGCTGCACCACGGAGCGCTTCGCGAGAGCGGCACCCACGAGGAGCTGCTTCGCCTCGGTGGTCTTTACGCGCGGCTGTACCAGCTCCAGCGGGACGACGCGGAACACGCGCATCCCGTCGAGGAGACGGTCGCGACAGCCTGA
- a CDS encoding GDP-mannose 4,6-dehydratase, with translation MSSGVSEPRVRRALVTGISGQDGHYLAGQLIDDGIEVFGLTRSDAPVAAGVQALRGDLRDASSLRRAIDACRPDQIYNLAAATFVPGSWENPGEVEDVNGGGVERLIDAIRACGLPIRLCHASSAEIFGPPSGKPQDEHTELAPASPYARGKARAHRAIAAAREEHGLFACSAILFNHESPRRPTRFVTRKIAMAVARIHRGLGDHVTLGSLEASRDWGYAPEYVAAMRDMLAAPQPADYVVATGRSATVADFARLAFASVGLEWRRHIRFDASLARPGDSLARIGDPSRIAKDLGWRATTSLEDLVRIMVDADLVLLDKW, from the coding sequence ATGAGCAGCGGCGTTTCGGAGCCGCGGGTGCGGCGGGCGCTGGTGACGGGAATTTCCGGGCAGGACGGCCACTACCTGGCCGGGCAGCTCATCGACGACGGCATCGAAGTCTTCGGGCTCACCCGCAGTGACGCACCGGTCGCGGCGGGCGTCCAGGCCCTCCGCGGAGACCTGCGCGACGCTTCCTCGCTGCGCCGCGCGATCGACGCTTGCCGGCCCGACCAAATCTACAACCTTGCCGCTGCGACTTTCGTGCCCGGATCCTGGGAAAATCCCGGCGAAGTGGAGGACGTCAACGGCGGCGGCGTCGAGAGGCTGATCGATGCGATTCGCGCGTGCGGCCTGCCGATCCGCCTGTGCCACGCGTCCTCGGCGGAGATCTTCGGGCCGCCCAGCGGAAAGCCCCAGGACGAGCACACGGAGCTGGCTCCGGCATCGCCCTACGCCAGGGGCAAGGCGCGCGCGCATCGCGCCATTGCGGCGGCGCGCGAGGAGCATGGGCTGTTCGCGTGCTCGGCAATCCTGTTCAACCACGAGTCGCCGCGACGCCCGACGCGCTTCGTCACGCGCAAGATCGCGATGGCGGTGGCGCGCATTCATCGCGGGCTCGGCGATCACGTGACGCTCGGAAGCCTCGAGGCCTCGCGCGACTGGGGCTACGCGCCCGAGTACGTCGCCGCGATGCGTGACATGCTCGCGGCGCCGCAGCCTGCCGATTACGTGGTCGCAACCGGCCGCTCAGCAACCGTCGCCGATTTTGCCAGGCTCGCGTTCGCGAGCGTCGGACTGGAGTGGCGCCGCCACATCCGTTTCGACGCCTCGCTCGCACGTCCCGGCGATTCCCTCGCCCGCATCGGCGATCCGTCGCGCATCGCGAAGGACCTTGGATGGCGCGCGACGACGTCGCTGGAGGATCTGGTGCGCATCATGGTCGATGCAGACCTGGTGCTGCTCGACAAATGGTGA
- a CDS encoding FAD-binding oxidoreductase produces the protein MSSNPHWLARTRAPRGEQQLRRERDPDVVSGYLQDAARYPGGHTDEVCFPASERDVATLLAARRPLLVVGAQSSLTGGATPHGEIVVSTSRLTQVGPWSRHAVQCGAGVVLRDLDAACAERNCVFPPIPTFDGATVGGVISTDAAGAATFRHGTTRAWIDAITVVLACGEVLDVERGQVLAGDDGSFEIVLLDAKRVQVFVPRPAHPQVPKISAGYRGAPSMDLIDLFIGSEGTLGVVTEARLRLLSPRPAWLAVLVPVGDDEQAVRLTADLREAALRGRAGDDDGVDVAAIEFMDGRCLQVLREDSVAEKVGVALPASAGALLLVQVELDPSYDRARAVEELSTAAGDAKGPIAALCRILRRHGVLEASIPALPGEEERRRALFALREAVPDGVNARVRAAALRSGQPVSKSGGDVIVPFDRLAEALARYRAIVEATGLDSAIWGHISDGNLHPNLIARDLAGMEKAREAQKTIGEVAIALGGSPMAEHGTGRSAWKKDLLESLHGKEGVASMRRTKQALDPDWLLAPGVLFDR, from the coding sequence ATGTCGTCGAACCCTCACTGGCTTGCGCGCACGCGCGCACCGCGCGGCGAGCAGCAATTGCGGCGGGAGCGCGATCCCGATGTCGTGTCGGGGTATCTTCAAGATGCGGCGCGCTACCCTGGTGGACACACCGACGAGGTGTGCTTTCCGGCAAGCGAACGCGACGTCGCTACCCTGCTGGCTGCGCGGCGTCCCCTGCTCGTCGTCGGTGCTCAATCATCGCTGACCGGCGGCGCGACCCCGCACGGCGAGATCGTCGTCTCGACGTCGCGCCTGACGCAGGTCGGTCCGTGGAGCAGGCATGCGGTGCAATGCGGAGCCGGCGTCGTGCTGCGCGACCTCGACGCGGCGTGCGCCGAACGCAACTGCGTATTCCCTCCCATTCCCACTTTCGACGGCGCGACAGTCGGTGGCGTCATTTCCACCGACGCAGCCGGCGCCGCAACGTTCCGGCACGGGACGACCAGGGCGTGGATCGACGCGATTACCGTAGTGCTGGCCTGCGGCGAGGTGCTCGACGTCGAGCGCGGCCAGGTGCTCGCCGGCGACGACGGATCGTTCGAGATCGTCCTGCTCGACGCAAAGCGCGTGCAGGTCTTCGTGCCGCGCCCCGCGCATCCGCAGGTCCCGAAAATCTCCGCCGGTTATCGCGGCGCGCCGTCGATGGATCTGATCGATCTTTTCATCGGCAGCGAAGGCACGCTCGGAGTGGTCACCGAAGCGCGGCTGCGCCTTCTTTCGCCGCGGCCGGCCTGGCTCGCGGTGCTGGTGCCGGTGGGCGACGACGAGCAGGCCGTGCGGTTGACGGCGGATCTTCGCGAGGCCGCATTGCGTGGGCGAGCCGGTGACGACGACGGCGTCGACGTCGCGGCAATCGAATTCATGGACGGCCGCTGCCTGCAGGTACTGCGCGAAGATTCGGTCGCCGAGAAAGTCGGAGTCGCGTTGCCGGCAAGCGCGGGGGCCCTGCTTCTCGTGCAGGTGGAGCTCGATCCGTCGTACGATCGCGCGCGAGCCGTAGAGGAGCTTTCCACGGCGGCGGGCGACGCAAAGGGGCCGATTGCCGCCCTGTGCCGGATCCTGCGACGCCACGGTGTCCTCGAGGCTTCGATCCCGGCTCTTCCCGGCGAAGAAGAGCGGCGCCGCGCGCTGTTCGCGCTGCGCGAAGCCGTTCCCGACGGCGTCAACGCGCGCGTACGTGCCGCCGCGCTGCGCTCGGGTCAGCCTGTGTCCAAATCCGGCGGCGACGTCATCGTCCCGTTCGACCGCCTCGCCGAAGCGCTCGCGCGCTACCGGGCAATCGTGGAAGCGACCGGGCTCGACTCCGCGATCTGGGGCCACATCTCCGACGGCAACCTGCATCCGAACCTGATCGCGCGCGATCTGGCTGGAATGGAAAAGGCGCGCGAAGCGCAGAAGACGATCGGCGAGGTTGCGATCGCGCTCGGCGGAAGCCCGATGGCGGAGCACGGCACCGGCCGCAGCGCGTGGAAGAAAGACCTGCTCGAAAGCCTGCACGGAAAAGAGGGCGTCGCATCGATGCGCCGCACGAAACAGGCGCTCGATCCCGACTGGCTGCTGGCGCCCGGTGTGCTCTTCGACCGTTAG